TCTGGAACGAGACCGTGTCCAACCTGACCTTGATGGCGCTCGGTTCCTCCGCTCCAGAGATCCTCCTGTCGGTCGTGGAGGTTTGCGGTCACAACTTTGACGCCGGCGAGCTCGGCCCGAACACCATCGTGGGAAGCGCCGCCTTCAACATGTTCGTGATCATCGGCCTCTGCGTGTCTGTGATTCCTGACGGAGAAACCAGGAAGGTGAAGCACCTCCGGGTGTTCTTCGTCACCGCCACCTGGAGCGTCTTCGCCTACACCTGGCTCTACCTGATCCTGGCGGTCATCTCTCCGGGCGTGGTGGAGATATGGGAGGGGCTTCTcacactcttcttcttccccATCTGTGTCGGATTCGCCTACGTGGCCGACCGTCGGCTTCTTTTCTACAAGTACATGCACAAACGATACAGAGCGGGGAAACGCAAAGGAGTGATCATCGAGACGGAGGGAGAGCCGGAGCTTCCATCGAAGGTCGACATCGAAATGGACGGGAAGATGCTCAACTTGCACTCGGAGGAGATGGCGTCTGAGGTGGATGAGGAGGAGGCGGCCCGCAGAGACGTGTCCCGGATCCTGAAGGagctgaaacagaaacatccagagaaggagacagagcaGCTGATGGAGCTCGCCAACTACCAGGTGTTAACCACGCAGCAAAAGAGTCGAGCATTCTACCGCTGTCAGGCGACCCGGATCATGACGGGCGCCGGAAACGTCCTGAAGAAGCACGCGGCCGAACAAGCGAAGAGAGCCAATCAGCACGAGGTCTGCTCCGAGGTCTCAGCGAGCGACTTCTCCTCGAAGGTCTTCTTTGACCCCGGAGCCTACCAGTGTCTGGAGAACTGCGGCAGTGTGGCGCTGAACATCGCACGCCGTGGCGGAGACCTGGCAAACGTGGTCTCGGTGGATTACCGGACTGAAGATGGCACGGCGAACGCCGGCTCGGACTACCAGTTCACGGAGGGAACGATCGTCTTCAAACCGGGCGAGACCGAAAAAGAAATCCGCATCGACATAATCGACGACGACATCTTCGAGGAAGACGAACACTTCCTGGTTCACCTCAGCAATGTGAGGGTCGTCTCAGAGGACGCCGAGGCAGACGACCACGAGGCGGCGAACCACGTGGACACCCTCGCAGGTTTAGGTCTGCCGTGCACGGCCACCGTCACCATCTTCGATGACGACCACGCTGGGATCTTTACGTTCGAGGAGCCGCTGGTGACGGTGAGCGAGAGCGTGGGGATGATGGAGGTGAAGGTGGTCCGGACGTCGGGGGCTCGTGGGGTTGTGGTGCTGCCGTACAAAACCGTGCAGGGGACGGCGAAAGGAGGCGGCGAGGACTTTGAGGACACACACGGAGTCCTGGAGTTTGAGAACGACGAGATCTTGTGAGTACAAATCCACTTAATGAAAGTCTGTGAGAGACGTCCCTGAATCAACTTCAGAAGATAAATGTGATTATTAAAACGTGTGACGAGAGAAGGCTCCTCATGAggaaccaagaccaagaccagggcagggcgagacaagaccaagaccaagaccagggcagggtgagacaagaccaagaccaagaccagggcagggcgagacaagaccaagaccaagaccagggcagggtgagacaagaccaagaccaagaccaagaccaagaccagggcagggcgagacaagaccaagaccaagaccagggcagggtgagacaagaccaagaccaagaccaagaccagggcagggcgagacaagaccaagaccaagaccagggcagggcgagacaagaccaagaccaagaccaagaccaagaccagggcagggcaagacaagaccaagaccaagaccagggcagggtgagacaagaccaagaccaagaccagggcagggtgagacaagaccaagaccaagaccagggcagggcaagacaagaccaagaccaagaccagggcagggtgagacaagaccaagaccagggcagggtgagacaagaccaagaccaagaccagggcagggtgagacaagaccaagaccaagaccaagaccaagaccaagaccaagaccaagaccacgaccacgaccaagaccaccaccacaaccaagaccaagaccaagaccaagaccaagaccaagaccagggcagggcgagacaagaccaagaccaagaccaagaccacgaCCACCacgaccaagaccaagaccaagaccacgaCCACGACCACGACCACGACCAAGACCacgaccaagaccaagaccaagaccacgaccacgaccacgaccacgaccacgaccaagaccacgaccacgaccacgaccaagaccaagaccacgaCCACGACCACGACCACGACCACGACCACGACCACCACCGCGACCACGACCACGACCACGACCACGACCACGACCACGACCTAGACCAAGACCAccaccaagaccaagaccaccaCCAAGACCACCACCacgaccaagaccaagaccaccaCCACGACCAAGACCACCACCGCCACCACCATGACCACGACCACGACCaagaccaacaccaacaccaacaccaacaccaacaccaggGCAGGGCGAGACAAGACtaagactaagaccaagaccaagaccaagaccaagaccacgaccacgaccacgaccaagaccagggcagggcgagacaagaccaagaccaagaccaagactaagactaagaccaagaccaagaccacgaccaagaccaagaccaagaccaagaccacgaCCACGACCACGACCACGACCAAGACCACCaccgccaccaccaccaccacgaCCACGACCaagaccaacaccaacaccaacaccaacaccaacaccaacaccaacaccaacaccaagaccacgaccacgaccaacaccaacaccaacaccaacaccaagaccaagaccaagaccaagaccaagaccaacaccaacaccaacaccaagaccaagaccaagaccacgaccacgaccacgaccacgaccaagaccaagaccaagaccagggcagggcgagacaagaccaagactaagaccaagaccaagaccaagaccaagaccaagaccacgaccacgaccacgaccaagaccaagaccaagaccagggcagggcgagacaagaccaagactaagaccaagaccaagaccaagaccacgaCCACGACCACGACCACGACCACGACCACGACCAAGGCAGCCTGCCAGTAGAGAcaaattgatcatatctaatatagagttgctaactaagggaaagacttccttaaacagcttggttgggattgggtctaaaagacaggttgatgGTTTCGacacagaaataattgaatttagctctgaaaggtcgattggagaaaaacagtctagactaatatcaggtcctggaactgtctctgccgtatcagacgtatctgcaccaggtaagggcaggaggttactaattttgtctctgatgtctagaattttgttgttgaaaaagctcaggaaatcattactgctgagggctaaaggaatacaaggctcaatggagctatgactctctgtcagcctggctacagtgctgaaaaggtatctaggattgcttttgttttcctcgattagagaggagtagtaggcagctggAGTGTGATGTAGAGCCTTCATGTAGTCCTCTCTGTTATCAGGCTCTTCTCTGTCGCGTGGCCGTGTGTCAGATAAACAGCACGCCGCTCTCTTCCTTATTAGGGCACTTTGTGTCCAGCAGCAGATCCTGCTCATCGTCATGTCTCGTAAAGAcgacagaggctgcagcaggcTCCTCTCACAGAGACCACATGGGGGGGTCTCTGCTGGCTCTCTCTCAGCTTCTGTTTCCTTCACACACAACCAGCTCTATTTAAAGAGTTTAATCTATTCTTTATACTGACAGTAAATCAGACGAGACAGGGGGGGCGGACTCGGAGCGCTCTGCAGGACGTCCCGAGTCGGGCTGGAAGATTCTTCtcttctgacattttaaatcgattcataacttacaaaaatattttttttcttggctaATCAGTCCCtccatgctaatgctaatgctagctctttaactctcAGCCTCCCAGAGGACTGGACTAGATCCTGGAGGACTCGTTCACAAAGAGACTTCATGAATCCAGAACAGATTCTGAATCTAatcatgagacacccaaagattcccagctcTAATCCCAAGAAACTATTTTTACATGATTTAATCATCCAGGACTTATTCTTGTTTTGAtccaataaaatgtttatcagcACTGAAGGTCAGAAAGTGAAAGCAACACGACTTGTTTGTGATTGGACAAAACCGAGCTGAGAGTGTCCTGGAATCACCGAGACAAAAACCTCCAAACCATCAATCTGCTCACATGaaataaacatacacacacacacacacacacacacacacacacacacacacacacacacacacacacacacacacacacacacacacacacacacacacacacacacacacacacatacaatgaGGGCTGCTGTAGCCTGCAGCTCTGTGAAGCGTCCAGCCCTTCAGGCTGTACAAACTGTGTCATCACAGATTCTTGGTCTTTGAATCATCTGAGTCGCCTTCTGTCTGCACAATCATCATGAACTTTAATCCAGCATGTGAACCAGGTGTGACCGCGGGTCTCAGGTGTGACCTCGGGTCTCAGGTGTGACCGCGGGTCTCAGGTGTGACTTCAGGTCTCAGGTGTGACCTCGGGTCTCAGGTGTGACTTCGGGTCTCAGGTGTGACTTCGGGTCTCAGGTGTGATTTCAGGTCTCAGGTGTGACTTCGGGTCTCAGGTGTGACCTCAGGTCTCAGGTGTGAATTCAGGTCTCAGGTGTGACCTCGGGTCTCAGGTGTGACTTCAGGTCTCAGGTGTGACTTCAGGTCTCAGGTGTGACCTCGGGTCTCAGGTGTGACTTCAGGTCTCAGGTGTGACTTCAGGTCTCAGGTGTGACTTCAGGTCTCAGGTGTGACTTCAGGTCTCAGGTGTCGTCTCTTCTTGGAGACTCTTCTATGTTCTGTGTTTGATCTTCATTcataaaaactcaaaataataaaaatacttttcagaaacatcacagagatCAGGGaactgttttctgattttatcacactgtcctcttcctcctcctcttcctcttcctcctcttcttcctcttctcctcttcttcctcctcttccttttcttcctcctcttcctcctcttcctcttcttcctcctcctcctcctcttcctcctcttcctcctctttctcctcttcctcctcttcctccttttcctcttcttcctcctcttcctcctctccctcctcttcctccttttcctcctctccctcctcttcctcctctccctcctcttcctcctcttcctcttcttcctcctcctcttcttcctcctcttcctcctcctcttcctcctccgcctcctcctcctcttcctcctcctcttcctcctcttcctcctcctcctcctcttcctcctcctcctcctcctctccctcctcttcctctccctctccctcctcttcctcctcctcctcctcctcttcctcctcctcttcttcctcctcctcctcttcttcctcctccgcctcctcctcctcttcctcctcctcttcctcctcttcctcctcctcctcctcttcctcctcctcctcctcctctccctcctcttcctctccctctccctcctcttcctcctcctcctcctcctcttcctcctcctcttcttcctcctcctcctcttcctcctcttcctcctcctcctcctcttcttcctcctcctcctcctcctcctcttcctcctcctcctcctcttcttcctcctcctcctcctcctcctcctcctcttcttcctcctcctcttcctcctcctcctcctcttcttcctcctcctcctcctcttcctcctcttcttcctcctcctcctcctcttcctcctcctcctcttcctcctcctcctcctctctttcagtAAATTTATTCagataaatataataaatgatGAAGAGTACGAGAAGAACAAGAACTTCTTCTTGGAGATGGGAGAGCCTCGCCTGCTGGAGATGAGCGGGAGGAAAGGTGGGGGTGTCACCGTCCTGTGATGTAGCCCCGCCCCCTGTAGCCCCGCCCACCTCCCTAACAACCTGTAACCTCCGTCAGTCCGACCTCACCTCACGAGACACACGGACAGTTAAAGTCACGATGAACAGATTGTACGGTGGCCCTTTAGGATCAACTGCAGAAACTCATGTTTTAACACGATGTCAGACCGTAGTCAGACGGGTTCCTGAGGTCGTCTCGATCCTTTCATGATTCTAGAACAAATACTGAAATCTGTTTGTTCCCACGGCAACAACTAGAAGTCCTCGACAACCGATGATTGtttaataacacaaaaacaagacggCTAGTTCAGTTCCTGAATGTTTCCAACACATCAGGGAATCCTTcctttataaatatttaatctCAGCTTCACGTGGTCGTTTGTCTCATTGAGACTTTAGCGTCCCGCCTGTCGGCCTCTGAGGTGACGTTCGTATCGCCCTAACCGACCCCGTGTAGAAACGtcgatgtgtgtgtttgattgtgtgtgtaaactAACGCATGACTCCCTCCCGTTGTTTTTTGTCTGCACTCTTTCAGGAAGAtcatttgtgtaaaaataaTTGACCATGAGGAGTACGATAAGCAGGCCAGCTTCTACATTCAGCTGAAGGAGCCATATTggaacaggaggaggtggacaGGTGGCGCCCTGACCTCATCATGTGACTTTAAACCTGTCCTTCATCCAGCGCTCTCACGCTGCTTTGACTCTGTCGCTGCTGCTCTGACCCCGTTATCCTCAGCACAGCTGATGTGTGGTTAGCATAGCTAGCTAGGCTATCCCCCAGCACAGCTGATGTGTGGTTAGCATAGCTAGCTAGGCTATCCTCCAGCACAGCTGATGTGTGGTTAGCATAGCTAGCTAGGCTATCCCCCAGCACAGCTGATGTGTGGTTAGCATAGCTAGCTAGGCTATCCCCCAGCACAGCTGATGTGTGGTTAGCATAGCTAGCTAGGTTATCCCCCAGCACAGCTGATGTGTGGTTAGCATAGCTAGCTAGGCTATCCTCCAGCACAGCTGATGTGTGGTTAGCATAGCTAGCTAGGCTATCCTCCAGCACAGCTGATGTGTGGTTAGCATAGCTAGCTAGGCTATCCCCCAGCACAGCTGATGTGTGGTTAGCATAGCTAGCTAGGCTATCCCCCAGCACAGCTGATGTGTGGTTAGCATAGCTAGCTAGGCTATCCTCCAGCACAGCTGATGTGTGGTTAGCATAGCTAGCTAGGTTATCCCCCAGCACAGCTGATGTGTGGTTAGCATAGCTAGCTAGGCTATCCCCCAGCACAGCTGATGTGTGGTTAGCATAGCTAGCTAGGCTATCCCCCAGCACAGCTGATGTGTGGTTAGCATAGCTAGCTAGGCTATCCTCCAGCACAGCTGATGTGTGGTTAGCATAGCTAGCTAGGTTATCCTCCAGCACAGCTGATGTGTGGTTAGCATAGCTAGCTAGGCTATCCCCCAGCACAGCTGATGTGTGGTTAGCATAGCTAGCTAGGCTATCCTCCAGCACAGCTGATGTGTGGTTAGCATAGCTAGCTAGGCTATCCCCCAGCACAGCTGATGTGTGGTTAGCATAGCTAGCTAGGCTATCCCCCAGCACAGCTGATGTGTGGTTAGCATAGCTAGCTAGGCTATCCCCCAGCACAGCTGATGTGTGGTTAGCATAACTAGCTAGGCTATCCCCCAGCACAGCTGATGTGTGGTTAGCATAGCTAGCTAGGCTATCCTCCAGCACAGCTAGCTAGGCTGCTTGAGACTGTTTGAGACCGCTAACCAGCCGAGTCTCGTTACCATCAGAGTGAGAGCGATTATGATTGGCTCTGGCTGCCACAGACGTGTTTACATTGGACTGGTTTGGACTGGTTTGGACTGGTTTGGACTGATTAGCATGTTTCCACATGACATGACTCAAAACTATACAACACGATACGACAGGGCTACGATACGCCTACCTGTCGTTaagcagcaggtcctgttagcatgataggCTAGGCTAGCTAAACAACAGCTGCACCCCTGAGAGTGATTGACACACGAACTGACCAATCCGTGTTGACCTTTGACTCgtgtttaaaacagcagcagacttGTCGACGACATTGATTGACATATCAGACAGTGCTGTTAGCATGGTGTGCTGTTAGCATGGTGTGCTGTTAGCATGGTGTGCTGTTTTGATTGGTTAAAGCCGGGACAGGGCGTGTTCTAAACCGGGACATGTTAGTGTTTTATGTTTGTGGGGAATCGGGACACGGATCTTGAAAACAGGACGCCCCCGGTGAAAATCTGGACGTCAGGTCACCCTACAGATAAACTTGGAGACACTTAGCGACAGGTCACTTTCTGATGTTCCCCTGAGACtccattttgtattttttctgtagATGTCTCTTCAGGGCCTCCGTAGTTTTTAGACCTGGATGCTGCCTGTctggttttctttgtgtttgattttctgcttcctgtttttgctcgtctgtttcttctcttcagctgttttgCTTCAGGAAGTCGGTAAGCTCGGctcgttgtttgtttgtttgtttgtttgtttgtttgtttgttgcctTCTTGAAATGAAGAGTCATAAATAAGTTCTCTCTTTATGATGTTTGATTTCTTTCCTGTCACAGGTGGATTCGTCAAAACAGGTaggtcaccccccccccccccccccccccccccgtctctctGGTTTCAGGGCGTTTTC
This portion of the Labrus bergylta unplaced genomic scaffold, fLabBer1.1 SCAFFOLD_159, whole genome shotgun sequence genome encodes:
- the LOC110004893 gene encoding sodium/calcium exchanger 1 isoform X1 — translated: MVKGTSGVTMSRARTSSLLFLLMVISTVLPSFAAGGSTLNSNNSTSNKTKCGGGTDCVPGVILPVWKPENPAFPDRLARATIYFVGLAYMFLGVSIIADRFMASIEVITSQERKITIKKPNGEKITTTVRVWNETVSNLTLMALGSSAPEILLSVVEVCGHNFDAGELGPNTIVGSAAFNMFVIIGLCVSVIPDGETRKVKHLRVFFVTATWSVFAYTWLYLILAVISPGVVEIWEGLLTLFFFPICVGFAYVADRRLLFYKYMHKRYRAGKRKGVIIETEGEPELPSKVDIEMDGKMLNLHSEEMASEVDEEEAARRDVSRILKELKQKHPEKETEQLMELANYQVLTTQQKSRAFYRCQATRIMTGAGNVLKKHAAEQAKRANQHEVCSEVSASDFSSKVFFDPGAYQCLENCGSVALNIARRGGDLANVVSVDYRTEDGTANAGSDYQFTEGTIVFKPGETEKEIRIDIIDDDIFEEDEHFLVHLSNVRVVSEDAEADDHEAANHVDTLAGLGLPCTATVTIFDDDHAGIFTFEEPLVTVSESVGMMEVKVVRTSGARGVVVLPYKTVQGTAKGGGEDFEDTHGVLEFENDEIFKFIQINIINDEEYEKNKNFFLEMGEPRLLEMSGRKAVLLQEVGGFVKTDKQLYGRDVYRKVQGRDHPAPSAIINITDEGGEEVLTKKEEEERRIAEMGRPTLGEHVKVEVIIEESYEFKSTVDKLLKKTNLALVIGTNSWREQFVDAITVSSGDDDDECGEEKMPSCFDYVMHFLTVFWKLLFAFVPPTDYWNGWACFVVSISGIGMLTAVIGDLASHFGCTVGLKDSVTAVVFVALGTSVPDTFASKVSAIQDQYADASIGNVTGSNAVNVFLGIGVAWSIAAIYHWTQGQPFRVDPGTLAFSVTLFTIFAFICIGVLIYRRRPEIGGELGGPKVPKTLTTCLFFSLWLMYIVFSSLEAYCHIQGF
- the LOC110004893 gene encoding sodium/calcium exchanger 1 isoform X3 — its product is MVKGTSGVTMSRARTSSLLFLLMVISTVLPSFAAGGSTLNSNNSTSNKTKCGGGTDCVPGVILPVWKPENPAFPDRLARATIYFVGLAYMFLGVSIIADRFMASIEVITSQERKITIKKPNGEKITTTVRVWNETVSNLTLMALGSSAPEILLSVVEVCGHNFDAGELGPNTIVGSAAFNMFVIIGLCVSVIPDGETRKVKHLRVFFVTATWSVFAYTWLYLILAVISPGVVEIWEGLLTLFFFPICVGFAYVADRRLLFYKYMHKRYRAGKRKGVIIETEGEPELPSKVDIEMDGKMLNLHSEEMASEVDEEEAARRDVSRILKELKQKHPEKETEQLMELANYQVLTTQQKSRAFYRCQATRIMTGAGNVLKKHAAEQAKRANQHEVCSEVSASDFSSKVFFDPGAYQCLENCGSVALNIARRGGDLANVVSVDYRTEDGTANAGSDYQFTEGTIVFKPGETEKEIRIDIIDDDIFEEDEHFLVHLSNVRVVSEDAEADDHEAANHVDTLAGLGLPCTATVTIFDDDHAGIFTFEEPLVTVSESVGMMEVKVVRTSGARGVVVLPYKTVQGTAKGGGEDFEDTHGVLEFENDEILKIICVKIIDHEEYDKQASFYIQLKEPYWNRRRWTAVLLQEVGGFVKTGRDVYRKVQGRDHPAPSAIINITDEGGEEVLTKKEEEERRIAEMGRPTLGEHVKVEVIIEESYEFKSTVDKLLKKTNLALVIGTNSWREQFVDAITVSSGDDDDECGEEKMPSCFDYVMHFLTVFWKLLFAFVPPTDYWNGWACFVVSISGIGMLTAVIGDLASHFGCTVGLKDSVTAVVFVALGTSVPDTFASKVSAIQDQYADASIGNVTGSNAVNVFLGIGVAWSIAAIYHWTQGQPFRVDPGTLAFSVTLFTIFAFICIGVLIYRRRPEIGGELGGPKVPKTLTTCLFFSLWLMYIVFSSLEAYCHIQGF
- the LOC110004893 gene encoding sodium/calcium exchanger 1 isoform X2: MVKGTSGVTMSRARTSSLLFLLMVISTVLPSFAAGGSTLNSNNSTSNKTKCGGGTDCVPGVILPVWKPENPAFPDRLARATIYFVGLAYMFLGVSIIADRFMASIEVITSQERKITIKKPNGEKITTTVRVWNETVSNLTLMALGSSAPEILLSVVEVCGHNFDAGELGPNTIVGSAAFNMFVIIGLCVSVIPDGETRKVKHLRVFFVTATWSVFAYTWLYLILAVISPGVVEIWEGLLTLFFFPICVGFAYVADRRLLFYKYMHKRYRAGKRKGVIIETEGEPELPSKVDIEMDGKMLNLHSEEMASEVDEEEAARRDVSRILKELKQKHPEKETEQLMELANYQVLTTQQKSRAFYRCQATRIMTGAGNVLKKHAAEQAKRANQHEVCSEVSASDFSSKVFFDPGAYQCLENCGSVALNIARRGGDLANVVSVDYRTEDGTANAGSDYQFTEGTIVFKPGETEKEIRIDIIDDDIFEEDEHFLVHLSNVRVVSEDAEADDHEAANHVDTLAGLGLPCTATVTIFDDDHAGIFTFEEPLVTVSESVGMMEVKVVRTSGARGVVVLPYKTVQGTAKGGGEDFEDTHGVLEFENDEIFKFIQINIINDEEYEKNKNFFLEMGEPRLLEMSGRKAVLLQEVGGFVKTGRDVYRKVQGRDHPAPSAIINITDEGGEEVLTKKEEEERRIAEMGRPTLGEHVKVEVIIEESYEFKSTVDKLLKKTNLALVIGTNSWREQFVDAITVSSGDDDDECGEEKMPSCFDYVMHFLTVFWKLLFAFVPPTDYWNGWACFVVSISGIGMLTAVIGDLASHFGCTVGLKDSVTAVVFVALGTSVPDTFASKVSAIQDQYADASIGNVTGSNAVNVFLGIGVAWSIAAIYHWTQGQPFRVDPGTLAFSVTLFTIFAFICIGVLIYRRRPEIGGELGGPKVPKTLTTCLFFSLWLMYIVFSSLEAYCHIQGF
- the LOC110004893 gene encoding sodium/calcium exchanger 1 isoform X4, producing the protein MVKGTSGVTMSRARTSSLLFLLMVISTVLPSFAAGGSTLNSNNSTSNKTKCGGGTDCVPGVILPVWKPENPAFPDRLARATIYFVGLAYMFLGVSIIADRFMASIEVITSQERKITIKKPNGEKITTTVRVWNETVSNLTLMALGSSAPEILLSVVEVCGHNFDAGELGPNTIVGSAAFNMFVIIGLCVSVIPDGETRKVKHLRVFFVTATWSVFAYTWLYLILAVISPGVVEIWEGLLTLFFFPICVGFAYVADRRLLFYKYMHKRYRAGKRKGVIIETEGEPELPSKVDIEMDGKMLNLHSEEMASEVDEEEAARRDVSRILKELKQKHPEKETEQLMELANYQVLTTQQKSRAFYRCQATRIMTGAGNVLKKHAAEQAKRANQHEVCSEVSASDFSSKVFFDPGAYQCLENCGSVALNIARRGGDLANVVSVDYRTEDGTANAGSDYQFTEGTIVFKPGETEKEIRIDIIDDDIFEEDEHFLVHLSNVRVVSEDAEADDHEAANHVDTLAGLGLPCTATVTIFDDDHAGIFTFEEPLVTVSESVGMMEVKVVRTSGARGVVVLPYKTVQGTAKGGGEDFEDTHGVLEFENDEILKIICVKIIDHEEYDKQASFYIQLKEPYWNRRRWTGGFVKTDKQLYGRDVYRKVQGRDHPAPSAIINITDEGGEEVLTKKEEEERRIAEMGRPTLGEHVKVEVIIEESYEFKSTVDKLLKKTNLALVIGTNSWREQFVDAITVSSGDDDDECGEEKMPSCFDYVMHFLTVFWKLLFAFVPPTDYWNGWACFVVSISGIGMLTAVIGDLASHFGCTVGLKDSVTAVVFVALGTSVPDTFASKVSAIQDQYADASIGNVTGSNAVNVFLGIGVAWSIAAIYHWTQGQPFRVDPGTLAFSVTLFTIFAFICIGVLIYRRRPEIGGELGGPKVPKTLTTCLFFSLWLMYIVFSSLEAYCHIQGF
- the LOC110004893 gene encoding sodium/calcium exchanger 1 isoform X5: MVKGTSGVTMSRARTSSLLFLLMVISTVLPSFAAGGSTLNSNNSTSNKTKCGGGTDCVPGVILPVWKPENPAFPDRLARATIYFVGLAYMFLGVSIIADRFMASIEVITSQERKITIKKPNGEKITTTVRVWNETVSNLTLMALGSSAPEILLSVVEVCGHNFDAGELGPNTIVGSAAFNMFVIIGLCVSVIPDGETRKVKHLRVFFVTATWSVFAYTWLYLILAVISPGVVEIWEGLLTLFFFPICVGFAYVADRRLLFYKYMHKRYRAGKRKGVIIETEGEPELPSKVDIEMDGKMLNLHSEEMASEVDEEEAARRDVSRILKELKQKHPEKETEQLMELANYQVLTTQQKSRAFYRCQATRIMTGAGNVLKKHAAEQAKRANQHEVCSEVSASDFSSKVFFDPGAYQCLENCGSVALNIARRGGDLANVVSVDYRTEDGTANAGSDYQFTEGTIVFKPGETEKEIRIDIIDDDIFEEDEHFLVHLSNVRVVSEDAEADDHEAANHVDTLAGLGLPCTATVTIFDDDHAGIFTFEEPLVTVSESVGMMEVKVVRTSGARGVVVLPYKTVQGTAKGGGEDFEDTHGVLEFENDEILKIICVKIIDHEEYDKQASFYIQLKEPYWNRRRWTGGFVKTGRDVYRKVQGRDHPAPSAIINITDEGGEEVLTKKEEEERRIAEMGRPTLGEHVKVEVIIEESYEFKSTVDKLLKKTNLALVIGTNSWREQFVDAITVSSGDDDDECGEEKMPSCFDYVMHFLTVFWKLLFAFVPPTDYWNGWACFVVSISGIGMLTAVIGDLASHFGCTVGLKDSVTAVVFVALGTSVPDTFASKVSAIQDQYADASIGNVTGSNAVNVFLGIGVAWSIAAIYHWTQGQPFRVDPGTLAFSVTLFTIFAFICIGVLIYRRRPEIGGELGGPKVPKTLTTCLFFSLWLMYIVFSSLEAYCHIQGF